In one Nitrososphaera viennensis EN76 genomic region, the following are encoded:
- a CDS encoding aldo/keto reductase, with protein sequence MSSDFKVIDGHATPEGTKKYAGYGTSKKGLPAEHFREFEGLHLSSIGMGTYLGDLTKEDDVAVENAVYESVMSGAINVIDTAINYRAMKSEKSIGRALLRLASEGKISRDQIFISTKNGYITNDGDFPNVDVMEYLHRMYIATDVMTADDISSGYNVMNPNYLAKCIEKSLANMHLSTIDLVYVHNAFESWHEDVDRKAFAEMLAKVFELYERYRKAGKLRYYGMATWTCFRVPKGEREHFSLEDAVRIAREAGGSNHGFRFIQLPYNLAYSEALLLKNQTVGADTMTILEAAAKLGIGVFTSAPLFQGRLLRAQIPDYAGVADNNKVAKLVQVIRSSPSVVAPLLGQKSPKHVRENLKVASIPPLTKEEFAQAINILMHRGS encoded by the coding sequence GTGTCATCTGATTTCAAGGTAATAGACGGCCACGCCACGCCGGAAGGGACGAAAAAGTATGCAGGCTATGGCACATCAAAAAAGGGCCTGCCCGCCGAGCATTTCCGCGAGTTTGAAGGCCTGCATCTGTCAAGCATCGGCATGGGGACGTACCTTGGCGACCTGACAAAGGAGGACGACGTCGCGGTGGAAAACGCCGTGTACGAGTCTGTGATGTCCGGCGCGATAAACGTCATTGACACCGCGATAAACTACCGCGCCATGAAATCGGAAAAAAGCATCGGCCGGGCGCTCTTGCGCCTTGCAAGCGAGGGCAAGATATCTCGCGACCAGATTTTCATATCTACCAAGAACGGCTACATCACAAACGACGGCGACTTTCCAAACGTCGACGTGATGGAATACCTGCACAGGATGTACATCGCCACCGACGTCATGACCGCGGACGACATCAGCTCCGGCTACAACGTAATGAACCCGAACTACCTTGCCAAGTGCATCGAAAAATCGCTTGCAAACATGCACCTTTCAACCATCGACCTTGTCTACGTCCACAACGCGTTTGAAAGCTGGCACGAGGACGTAGACAGAAAGGCGTTTGCAGAAATGCTCGCCAAAGTTTTTGAATTATATGAAAGGTATCGCAAGGCAGGAAAACTGCGCTACTATGGCATGGCCACCTGGACGTGCTTTCGGGTCCCAAAGGGCGAAAGGGAGCATTTTTCGCTTGAAGACGCAGTCAGGATAGCGCGCGAGGCGGGTGGTAGTAACCACGGCTTTAGGTTCATCCAGCTCCCGTACAACCTTGCCTACAGCGAGGCGCTTTTGCTAAAGAACCAGACTGTGGGCGCTGACACGATGACGATACTTGAAGCGGCAGCCAAGCTCGGGATAGGCGTGTTCACAAGCGCGCCCCTGTTCCAGGGGAGGCTCTTGCGCGCCCAGATACCGGACTATGCAGGAGTGGCAGACAACAACAAGGTGGCAAAACTCGTGCAGGTGATACGCTCAAGCCCGTCAGTCGTTGCGCCCCTTTTGGGCCAGAAAAGCCCCAAGCACGTGCGGGAAAACCTCAAAGTCGCCAGCATCCCGCCACTGACAAAGGAAGAGTTTGCGCAGGCGATCAACATCCTGATGCATAGAGGATCATAG